The Henckelia pumila isolate YLH828 chromosome 2, ASM3356847v2, whole genome shotgun sequence genome includes a window with the following:
- the LOC140877461 gene encoding uncharacterized protein — protein MAPRLRGGKGKNVFQESGSQNEVGLDGVLRGRRGHPARNVINDIDAEVDQLGNQVDEMELVVVRFQRLNPPTFSGDEGSEKAESWLRAMNNLFGLVHYNSERRVTMVVLQLKDTAELWWEAMRTALVEAGKPVTWDVFCSKFRQEYAPPSFVVEKKSEFFNLVQGELSAAEYARKLSSLFTYVPHIASKDGAKLEKFMEGLNQNLYSLVLASNPVDYADAVDKSIRQEAGLRRGRPQYTMQAPTGTAQFSANTSFTPQQSFQQPRPQRFKPKGKQFKKKSFSTSSSSGSSRGGDLHGFLESLAISVEEGHYAKVCPSGGGQQHQSSQFSQFPRAPAPRPFTPQFAPQPSFSQSRGPSQQQFSGPQEARIHALTHDQAQDAPGGVIAGICFIFDHPARILIDTRASHSFLSAAFIVEHEIATTLLIDPVSMSTPPGVYLRSREIVINCVIRFDESIMITNLIKLSMFDFDCIIGMDTLTNYRATVDCFHGVVRFRPYVGGKWNFYGDDSRSRIPLVSALQMFGLLSAGNEGYLIYAVDATQEKGLKVSDIPVVEEFPDVFPEEIPGFPPQREIDFSIDLMPGANPVSRAPYRLAPAELKELKEQLQDLLEKGYIRPIASYESVRKIFQRQHFEHDMEHRDHLRLVLQTLRTAQLYAKFSKCEFWLDRVVFLGHVISAQGVSVDPSKIDVVLNWTTPRNVSEIRSFLGLAGYYRRFIEGFSKIAKPMTQLTQKDRRFVWTRECETSFQTLKEKLTTAPVLALPLGSGGFVVCTDASLNGLGCVLMQHERVIAYASRQLKPHETRYPIHDIELGAIVFALKI, from the exons ATGGCCCCTAGACTTCGAGGTGGAAAAGGAAAGAATGTTTTCCAAGAATCTGGCAGTCAGAATGAGGTTGGTCTTGATGGAGTCTTGCGTGGGAGACGTGGTCATCCTGCAAGGAATGTAATAAACGATATTGATGCTGAAGTGGATCAGTTGGGCAATCAAGTTGATGAGATGGAGTTGGTGGTCGTTAGATTTCAAAGATTGAATCCACCTACTTTCAGTGGAGATGAAGGCAGTGAAAAAGCTGAATCTTGGTTGAGAGCCATGAACAACCTGTTCGGATTGGTGCACTATAATTCTGAACGAAGGGTAACAATGGTGGTTCTACAACTGAAAGATACTGCTGAACTTTGGTGGGAGGCTATGCGAACAGCTCTGGTTGAGGCTGGTAAACCTGTTACTTGGGATGTTTTCTGCTCCAAGTTCCGACAAGAATATGCTCCACCTTCTTTTGTGGTAGAGAAAAAATCTGAGTTCTTCAATCTGGTTCAAGGTGAATTGAGTGCTGCAGAGTATGCCAGGAAGCTGTCTTCATTGTTTACTTATGTGCCGCACATTGCTTCTAAGGATGGAGCTAAACtcgaaaagtttatggaaggaTTGAATCAGAATCTGTACTCCTTGGTCTTGGCCAGCAACCCAGTTGATTATGCTGATGCGGTTGACAAATCCATTAGACAAGAAGCAGGGTTAAGAAGGGGTCGACCGCAGTATACGATGCAAGCACCAACTGGAACTGCACAATTTTCAGCAAACACCTCTTTTACACCCCAGCAATCTTTTCAGCAACCTAGGCCGCAAAGATTTAAGCCTAAGGGAAAGCAATTCAAAAAGAAGTCATTTAGCACTTCCTCTAGTTCTGGTAGTTCTCGTGGTGGGGATCTTCATGGGTTCCTAGAGAGTCTTGCAATAAGTGTGGAGGAAG GACATTATGCAAAGGTTTGTCCTAGTGGGGGAGGACAGCAGCATCAGTCTTCTCAGTTTAGCCAGTTTCCTCGAGCCCCAGCTCCTAGACCTTTCACTCCTCAGTTTGCACCGCAACCCAGTTTCTCCCAATCGAGAGGTCCTTCTCAGCAGCAGTTCTCAGGGCCTCAGGAGGCTAGAATTCATGCATTGACTCACGACCAGGCTCAGGATGCACCTGGAGGGGTTATAGCAGGTATATGTTTTATCTTTGATCATCCTGCTCGTATATTGATAGACACAAGAGCATCTCATTCATTTCTATCTGCTGCATTTATTGTTGAGCATGAGATTGCTACTACCTTGTTGATTGATCCAGTGTCTATGTCTACCCCTCCTGGTGTGTATTTGAGATCGCGTGAGATAGTGATAAACTGTGTAATCCGTTTCGATGAAAGTATTATGATAACCAACTTGATTAAGTTGTCTATgtttgattttgactgtattatcgGAATGGATACTTTGACCAACTATCGAGCTACTGTTGACTGTTTTCATGGAGTAGTAAGATTTCGACCGTATGTTGGTGGCAAATGGAATTTTTATGGTGATGATTCTCGATCCCGTATCCCTTTAGTGTCAGCCTTGCAGATGTTTGGGTTATTGTCTGCTGGGAATGAAGGGTATTTGATCTATGCAGTAGATGCTACTCAAGAAAAGGGATTGAAAGTTTCTGATATTCCAGTGGTTGAGGAATTTCCTGACGTATTTCCCGAAGAGATTCCAGGCTTTCCGCCTCAAAGGGAAATAGATTTTAGTATTGATTTGATGCCAGGAGCAAATCCAGTTTCCAGAGCACCTTATCGATTAGCTccagcagaattgaaagaattaaaagaacagTTGCAGGATCTCCTGGAGAAAGGTTACATCAGGCCAA ttgcaag ctacGAGTCCGTGAGGAAGATATTCCAAAGACAGCATTTCGAACACGATATG GAGCATCGAGATCATTTGAGGCTAGTTCTTCAAACTCTCAGAACTGCACAGCTATACGCCAAGTTTtcaaagtgtgagttctggttagACAGAGTTGTATTTTTGGGACATGTAATATCAGCTCAAGGAGTGTCTGTTGATCCCAGTAAGATTGATGTCGTCCTTAATTGGACAACACCCAGGAAtgtttctgagattcgtagtttcttgggattGGCTGGATATTACAGGCGATTTATCGAAGGATTTTCTAAGATAGCGAAGCCTATGACACAACTGACACAGAAAGATCGACGTTTTGTTTGGACTAGAGAGTGTGAAACTAGTTTTCAGACTTTGAAAGAAAAGTTAACCACAGCCCCTGTTTTAGCTTTACCTTTGGGCTCAGGTGGGTTTGTCGTTTGTACAGATGCTTCTCTAAATGGACTTGGATGCGTTTTGATGCAGCATGAGCGagttattgcttatgcatcACGTCAATTGAAACCTCATGAAActcgatatccaattcatgatatAGAGTTGGGTgccattgtctttgcattgaaaatatga